The Arachis duranensis cultivar V14167 chromosome 9, aradu.V14167.gnm2.J7QH, whole genome shotgun sequence genomic sequence aaggtcgtagccttcgtgaggctatcaccaaggagtaggcaaacttttctagtttgtggtaccttagttcagggccttgtaggaccttactgatgaagtagaccgggtgttgtccgacctcgtcttctctgATCAGGGCTGATGAGACAGCCTTGTTTGCTACGGATAGGTATAGGACGAGGTCTTTTTCCGGTATTGGTCGGGTCAAGATAGGAGGTTGACTTAGGAatcttttgaactcttggaacgcctcctcaCATTCCGAGGTCCATTCAAATTGGCATCCCTTCCTTAATAAGGAgaatagtggaagggattttagtgccgatcctgccaaaaatctggagagggctgcaagtcggccattgagctgttgaacctctctcaaacaagtcgggcttttcatttctaggatggctctgcatttgtcgggattggcctcaatccctctttgtgttagcatgaacCCTAGAAATTTCCCTGCTTCCACCGCGAAggcgcattttgcgggatttagtctcatcccatgcaacCTTATAGTGTtgaagacttgtgagaggtcggataagaggtcgacttcttgcttggtttttactaacatgtcgtcgacgtatacttccattaggctcCCTAGATGGGGGAAAAACACTTTAAATGAATTTCATTACATGTCTCGTCTAATTTGATTTAGAGAATCAAATGAgatatgtatataacaaaattCAATAAGTCAAACGAAAGATATACGGTGAATATTATCCGATCTcctctaaaataacatgtaagttaTCCTTCATTATGTGTCACATTGTAATTGGTCCTTATCTTAACCATAGTTgggttattttataatttattattcttaaaatatcaaAGCTCCACTCCCGTTAATTGAAGCACATTCCACTCCTCCATTTTTTGTTCATCACTTAATTACCTAGATTCGGTCCTTTCAAGTACCGATTGCGTTCGTGACAAGAAGCACCAACGTCATCGCCATCTACTGCCTTCCCACACAACCTCTATTTCTTTAGTGCATCATCCCTTAGTCCATAACTTGTCCTTCCCAGTATAGCCAGCGCTTCTTTTTGCCATGTATCACTGCTTATCCATATAATTAAtggttaattttagttattaaatttttttattaaaaaaatatatctttatttaattacataatagAACATATCACTactagaaaattagttattacagacggatattttCGACAGATTTTATCCCACGGAAATACAGATGGAATTTCAGAGGGATTATTTtgtcggaaaacaaaaaaatgaattagcataaattacagacggaaaacaAAATTCGTCGATATTTTTGttggtaaaattaattttttttcgtggAAAATcgttacagacgaaaaatctgtctgtaattaaataaacaaaacactacattttattaaattattagagaCATAAAATCCGttgtaaatttaaattttgtcggaaatattaaaataaagttcGGCATTACCAACTCCTCCTCATTTCACATATTCTTCCCCGCGCCTCCACACCCTCCCCTCTAAATGCTCGATCGGCGGTGCTTCTCAGCCTTGCACCGCCGTCGCACCTTGTGCCGCCGCTGCACCGAACCTCCATTGCACTGAACTTTCATCGCCCCGTCACACCCCTTCCCGGCTCTTCTATGTGTGTTGCCCGCGCGTTCCCTTTCGAACCCTTATTTGCATTTCTCTGCCACCGTCTTCGTCGCCATCGTCTACCTTCGCGATTTTATAAAACTACATCACTGATCGCTCATTCAGCGGCACTAACCATAACCAATGGCGTCCGCCGAGCAGCCATTGAAGAAGCGAAAGCACGACACTCTCCCGGAATCCTCACTACCACACCACCGCCGCTAGCACTGCTGCCACAATCACCTCAAACCCTAGCTCGTCCGCctactcctcctcctcctctgccTCTGTCACAGGATGAGGTCGTCACCAAGCAGAGGAACAAAGATGAGGTTCGAACCATGTTTGAGAGCTACCATAGCATCAAGCTCTTCTTGTCAAAGAAGGAAGGTGATTTCATCCATGACCTTGAACAGAGCTTCTTCGCTCTCGTCAATGCTTGTAGAGGTAAACACCACTAAACAACACTTCATAGTTCATTCTCTATCTTTTTGGAGGGTATAAATTCGAAATCAAGGTTAATGAATTTGAGTTTGTTTATACCATTCAGACCCTAATGTACCATTCTTCTCTTCCTCAGAATATAGCGTTTtctcatatctttctaattcaGTCAATCCAATTAGATTCTGATTGAGATCTCTAAACCTTATCTTGAAAGAATACAGTTTTTAGCACCAGCATATCTAAGAAAGATGAAGCCCTCAATTTGCTTAGTGCATATAACTATGTAATTTTATCTGATCAAGACCAAATGAAAGTAagcataacaaattaaaaaagcaTCACCTAtttcatgtttttttattttgtcaaaattGAATGTTGACTAATAttgctatatatatgtatacatgTAGGAATTAACAAAGACATTAGACTTTATAATTGACACAGCATTGGTGATCATCCTTTTGATCCTTATATAGCACTTCTAAATTTGTTTTAAAGCATCCATTTATTCGCATGTTATTTGTTGCAATGTCTTTTGTTTTCAATAAACCTGTTTAAGTTGATTCATATtttagtatgtatataacaaaattcaatttagaatatttataaaatatttttttattgaatttatgtatataaattatcCTATAAGTATGTTTGTTGCTAAATATATAGGAGCGTGAATGCACGCGTGATGTGAATACGTGATGATACAATGAATAGCTAGTTAGCTACGCACAACACACATTATTATTCCATGCACACTCATGTACTATACGTCCCCTTCaattataaattctttttcttcccttttttttcctttgaaggttaattaatgaacaaagacatatatataagaatttcACTTTATGCCTTTTCCAACACACACTACTCTCTCTACCTTCCCATTTTCAAATGGTGCCTCTACCACTACTTCTTCTTTCTCCTTAATCCAACACACCAAGGAAGAAAATGGAAAAGCAAGTTCTGTCTCTTTTCATATTCTCCCACCTACTTTATCTCCTCCTCCTTTACCTTTGAACCCAAAAACACCCTTTTaatttcatcataaaatatctATTTATGGGGGCTGGTATTTCTTTGTCAACTTCAAACAAGTGTGATTATGATGATGGAAAGCCAGGTCTTGGGGACATACCAGAGAGCTGCATATCAAGGTTGCTGATGAATCTGGATCCACCAGAAATATGCCAACTGGCTAGAGTGAACCGCGCTTTTCACAGAGCTTCCTCAGCTGATTTTGTGTGGGAATCAAAGTTGCCACAAACCTACAAGTTCCTTGCCAAAAAAGTCTTTGCTCAACACAATATTATTGCTTCTATGACTAAGAAAGACATTTATACAAAACTATGTTTACCCAATCGCTTCGATGCTGGCACCAAGGTCACTCACTTACTTATATTGCATTCATTTTAGCTTTCCCTTTTCAACtttcaacttctctttttgCACTTAATTACTAAACCCTTCTTTTTATTATAGGAAGTTTGGTTGGATAAATGGAGCGGACAAATTTGTTTGTTCATGTCATCCAAGTCCTTCAACATAACAGGAATAGATGATAGAAGATATTGGAATTATATTCCAACTGAAGAATCCAGgtaacttattattattattatgtcgtttttaatgaataataatgtAATATTAGATCTACAATTCTTCTCTTGTTTTCTGGTTGAACTTGCATTGAAGGTATAAAGGTTCGGAAATATTTTTGGTCAAAACCTGAGTCCTGAGTCCCAAATCATGAACCATTCCAATTATGCCTTCTTAGATTGTCTTTGATTTATTACTTGTATATTTTTCGGTTGGATTTTTGTTctataaatttatcaaaatataatcTTTCTTTCATCATGTTGTGTGCCTCGGTCTTGGATCTAGATTGTGCATGaatacatatattatattaCTTATAAAGTCTTCCAAATTAAACAACTGGTTTAAGAAACTATTTGTCTGTATCTTATAGGCAGAAAAATGAAAGAATTTTGTATTATAACGATAAGTTCATTTCTGTCATGCTTCACAAGTATTATGTCCCATCCATCAGGCAATCTCActctaatataataataatagttatcaaGTACTAATTAATGACTTTGTCTCGATTTTAGGAGATATTTTTCAGATGATATGTGGTCAATTTTGTATtgagttaaaataaaatatcccAAGTGCGAAAATGTTCAAtaatcaatatatttatattattttcaaacGTTGAAAATAGCTAGTGATCTCCGAATTTAGAAGAAACCTAATACTTGTAGAAATGAACAATGTTGTATCATATGGTAATCGTTCTgcctaaatatatatatatatctacgTTGAAAACATTCATGATTGGATTTTAGATTCCCAATGGAACATGAAATTTTCCATAGATTACGCTAAAAGCTTTTCACCTAATAATGTAGGAATTTTCTAACGAGCTGTCAACGATCTTGAAAGCTTATGGGCAATGCCATTGGTTTTGATATATTGATTATGGCAACTAATAAATACTTTTGGTTTTAGtcaatcattaatattttatctgtaattaaagaaaaagaaagaagagtgcAAGCAATGCAATctgcaatttttaaaaaaaaatagtattaaaaCTAAATAGATGAAAAGGACTACTTGTGTTGAAGGGAAAGCAATGATAGGTAATCGCATAGATTTTGCTCATTCTGTATGGAATATGGATAAAGCAAAGAAGAATGCAAGATCATATTCTAATTGCAACAAAAACTTCTTTGGTCATTAATCCCattatttattcatttgtttattattaattactacCACTATATATTATGTGCCTTCGGTCATAACTTGGGAAGCATGCATGCCTTATCATTTGTTTATAATATGCTTAAGAAGGATTACTATTGGTATCGCTTTTATTAGAATCTATGCAATTTGTTTAATTTCTAGAAAGGTTAGAACTTTTCTGAATAATAATACCCTTCCAATATTAAAGAATAATCCTTTCTGTGTGCTTAGCTTGTTCCCGGTCCCATTGAAAAGgcatcataataataataataatattaataataataataataatatatactatttgtatactaaaatcagctactaatgtatttgtgtataaatatatatgtggtttaatttattttcaatatgtatttgtattttactggtgactgattttggtggctgattttagtgtacacgtaccatgattcataataataataataataataataaatgttcTCAATCCAATAAACCAAATTGCACTTTTCTTCTGTTGGAAACGGATTCCAACTCTAAGCTGATGGCTTTTCCTAATCAACGTGGTTTATTGTTGCATTTGAATTAGCatttggatttggattgatATAAAAATGGCAACCGCAGGTTCAAGAGCGTTGCCTATCTTCAACAAATGTGGTGGGTTGAGGTGGTGGGGGAGCTAGAGTTTGAATTCCCTGTGGGCAGTTACACCCTATTTTTCAGACTCCAATTGGGCATGGCCTCTAAAAGAAAGGGCCGCCGTGTGTGCAACGTGGACCAAGTCCATGGCTGGGACATCAAGCCCGTCCGATTTCAACTCTCCACATCACACGGCCATCTTTCTCACTCAGAGTCTTATTTGACTAGCCCAGGGGAGTGGATCCACTACCGTGTTGGAGATTTTATTGTTGATAGGCCCAATGAGCCCACTAAACTGAAGTTCTCTTTGGCCCAAATTGATTGCACTCACACCAAAGGTGGCCTCTGCATAGATGGTGCCATCATCTGCCCAACCCAGTTTAGCCACAAAATTATACTCTTCTAGCTCATTATTTTTACGCACAGTTACAGAGGTTATAAATAAGGGTCTTCTTTTTTAATTAGACACTGGCATTTGTAACAAGTTCTCATTTCCTCTTGATGTTTGTGTTGTACATATTAATTTGCTGTTTGATACCACAggtatattattaaaaaaaaaattaaattaggttTGTCTAGTAAATAGCTCATTAACCCGTTTAAACAAGTGTGTAAGTTTGAATCTCACctataatttgttttatttaactttatttaatgatattagTAGTTCATTCTCTCATCTATATTACCCGCCTATAATTGTCTATcataatgataattaatttgattcttcttgtaaaataaataaagaagaggtaataaaatataaatagaaaacactactataaaaataacatattaatattatattagtagtATGTTAAGAGAGaaagtaaaaaagtaaaaaagtgcTCTATATTGTAGTGCatataagaaagagagagaaagtattTGCTTTTATTATTGCTGTGTATATTCCTTTTGCCTCGTTCATGCTTTTATAGGCAAACAAATTCTACTTTTTAAACTTTATTAATTGTGCTATGTCATGAGAATTGCTCCTTTCAGCATAGAAAAACTGAGCTGCCCATAAATGGGTATCCATCCTTATCCATCCTTATTGTAACATTTTCCCTTGGATGCTCATTTAGGAATATGTCTCATTAAAATCttactaaaaaaaaatccaGTGGGAAAAAAcattagtgaaggaaaaagagtacaatatcctttgtgacggggactgtctcattaaaaatcttgtcaagaaaaacccaatggaaaaaaaaactgaccaagaaaaaaaagtacagtctccccctcttgttgacatcatttaatgttttgaaatcggcgcatcccaatctcatgtatcAATATTTCAaaagaggattttgggagtgactttgtaaataaatctgccagattgtcacttgagcagATCTGTTGAACATCAATTGTTCCTTGAATTTGAAGATCGTGAGTGAAgaaaaatttaggagaaatatgctttgttctattacctttgatgtatccgcctttaagttgagcaatgcatgttgtattatcttcaaacaggacagttggagctatcttatgatcaatcagtccacatgatgacagaatatattggatcaaactcctgaACCAAAAACAATGGCGACTTGCTTCATGAATCGCTAGTATTTtggcatgattagaggatgttgcagcaatcgtctctttcgtggacctccatgatatagctgttccaccatatgtaaaaaagtatcctgtttgagatctccctttatgtggatcagacaagtatccagcatctgcatagccaactaattgtgacttggatccatatggataaaacaatcccatatcaaccgttccatgaagatatcgaaagatttgtttgattctactccaatgtcttctggttggagaggaactatatcttgctagtaaattcacagcaaatgatatattGGGTCGTGTATTATTAACAAGATACATTAGCACTCCAATGGtaactaagatatggtacttcaggaccaatgatactttcattttcttctttaggacagaattgatccttttttacatccaaagatcttacgatcattggggtacttaatggatgtgacttatccatataaaatctcttcaagatcttctctgtgtatgttgtttgatgaataaagatcccattttttatatgctcgatctgcaagctgagacaaaatttagtcattccaagatttttcatctcaaactcttcttttagagtttttataattgttggaatttcttcaggagtcccaatgatatttaaatcatcaacgtacacagcaattataatgaatccagatgcagatttctttatgaaaacacatggacagatatcatcattcttgaatccatttttggccaAATACTCAGTAAagcgattataccacattcgtccagattacTTTAGACcgtataaagatctttgcaatttgactgagtataacccttgcgaatattcattggatggtttagatatttttagtccTTTAGGGACTTTCATAAAGATATCACGATCTAATAAGTCGTACAAgcaggctgttaccacatccattaaatgcatatatagtttatgatatgcagataaactgaccaaataacgcaatgttatcgcatccactacagggaaatacgtttcttcataatctataccgggcctttgtgaaaaaccttgtgccacaagtcgggctttgtagcgcacaacttcatttttctcatttcgttttctcacaaatacacacctgtatccaacaggttttacatcatctggtgtacggactacaggtccaaagacttcacgttttgcaagtgagtctaattcaacattcatggcttcttcccattttggccaatcgtTTCTTTGTCggcattcttcgactgatcttggctcaagatccttactttcatgcatgatatttaatgccacattatatgcaaatatttcattgacaattgtcttatttcggtcccatttctctcctatAAAGACATACTTTATCGAAATCTCGtcaatttcacaattttcaggtacctgaacgtcttctagCGTTAAAATTATATCgaaattttggacaactgcagatgtctttactatgtctttttcaacaggaatagtaattacctcttttctttttcgaggatttttgtctttagAACCGACAGGcttgccacgcttctggcgtgaatttgcttcaatggctacttgtcctactgggacatcaattcgaattgggacatttttcgctggtatattagatttggttatcctctttgtatcagaaaatgcatcaggcaattcatttgctattttttgcaaatgtataatcttttgaacttctagttcataTTGCCCTAATcaaggatctaaatgcatcaacgatgatgcattccaattaagttcctttttaggaagcttattctctcccctaatgttggaaatattgattcatcaaaatgacaatccgcaaatcgggctttaaatacatctccagtttgtatctcaagatacctcactatagagggagaatcatatccaacatacatctccaattttctttggggtcccattttggtgcgatcaTCAGGTGGTGCAATAGGACCATATATCGCAGATCCGAATATTCTTAAATGAGAAATATTTGACtactggccaaaagctaattgcataggagagaattgatggtaactcgttggcctcaaatgaATAAGTGTtgtggcatgtaaaatagcatacccccaaaccgaggttaggagatttgttctcataagtaaggatCTAGGAATTAATTGaaggcgtttaataagtgattctgctaacccattttatgtgtgaacataagctactggatgttcaacacttattccattagccatacaaaaagtatcaaaagcttgggaagtaaattcactaGCATTGTCAACACGAATtactttgattggattttctgaaaattgtgcttttaatcgaataatttgagccagtaatctcacAAACGCTAGGTTGCaagaagacaataagcacacatgtgaccatctcaaagatgcgtctattaagaccataaaatatctaaaagatccacatggtagatgaataggtccacatatatcaccttaaATCTTTTCTAAGAATTTatgggactcaaatccaatctttactggtgatggccttaaaattaacttccctagagaacatgcagcacaacaaaattcaatagatttaagaatcttttggttctttagtgaatgtccatgggagttttcaataattctctgcATCATGattgttcccggatgacccaatcggtcgtgctaagttatgaattcatttgggctagtaaacttctggtttacagtggcatgtgattcaattacACTAATCTTGGTGtaatataacccagatgaaagtgagggcaacttttctaatataacccttttatttgaatcatgagttgtgatacataagtactcatgacttccctcattcatagtctcaatatgatacCCATTTCGGtgaatatctttaaaactcaacaagtttcttagagatttggtagacaatagtgcattatttattatgaattttgttcctctgggaaacaaaattatagctcttccggagccttcaatgacattgcctgagccaataatagtattaacatattcttcttttggcacaagatatgtaaaatatatatcacttttgagaatggtgtgcaaaCTTGCACTATTCACAAGGCATACATTTTCATTATATATTCTTGCCATTTTCttcaaagataaataataataaaataagtagtAATACATGCACAGTCAAATTGAATTCTtgattagaattatttttctaaaaaatactgcacataatgtcatatactaaaattttattttaaaacttgacacatttaatgatttcaaaattcataaacattaatattttattatttatatacatcatatttgaaacttaaatacatagaaGGAAATCCAACACAGCTGACGTGAACTCTGTACTAATTTCATCTCAACACTTTTTGATGAAATTCATGTTGCACCCATCATTTCCGGGAGCTTTAGATGATTCACAGTCTAACACTGTCTCTCTCATCTCCTCTACCGATGAAATTCTCTCCAAAGCTGCTGAATATGCTTCATCAATTCAATTTACTAACCCATCTCTAAATCCCACAATTGGAGATCTCTCCTAATGATACAGGTCTTTGTAAAACTCTCTAATAGCAATTTTGATTCTGACTTGATTTCTGATCAACCTCCTATTAAGTACCAGCGCCTCAATCCTGTTGGTCCTTCTCCTCGCCAATGCCAAATTATGCAAGTACATAGTATTTTTGTCCATATCCTTCACATGCCGAGATCGCGATATCTATTTTCAGTGCACTTCTTTTTTCACATACCATTTCTCGCAATAACTAACTAATGCCTTCTTTCTTGCTTTCACTGTACCGTCATAAATTTCATTGCTAGCCATATCATCTATCTTCTTAATCTCATCCTTAAAACCTTAAATCTTCTTATCCATGTCACTAAAATTGTCCTTATGCCACATTTCCAACGAGACCGTCAGAGCTTTCACCTTATCTGTGAACTGCCCATCACCAAGACTTTTCCATTCTTCTTTGACTATTCTCAAAAACCCTTCATGCGATTTTAAAGATGATTCTATCTTCCGGTTttaaaaagcataaaaatttaCACAAGTATTAACAaggtataattttaaattaatt encodes the following:
- the LOC107467102 gene encoding F-box protein PP2-A13-like, which gives rise to MGAGISLSTSNKCDYDDGKPGLGDIPESCISRLLMNLDPPEICQLARVNRAFHRASSADFVWESKLPQTYKFLAKKVFAQHNIIASMTKKDIYTKLCLPNRFDAGTKEVWLDKWSGQICLFMSSKSFNITGIDDRRYWNYIPTEESRFKSVAYLQQMWWVEVVGELEFEFPVGSYTLFFRLQLGMASKRKGRRVCNVDQVHGWDIKPVRFQLSTSHGHLSHSESYLTSPGEWIHYRVGDFIVDRPNEPTKLKFSLAQIDCTHTKGGLCIDGAIICPTQFSHKIILF